Proteins encoded by one window of Amaranthus tricolor cultivar Red isolate AtriRed21 chromosome 4, ASM2621246v1, whole genome shotgun sequence:
- the LOC130811054 gene encoding chaperone protein dnaJ 11, chloroplastic-like translates to MAYTIASSPSTSLNSVSSTTGKFMNYPRKFPGYYVTFRRNLPSISAVWSTTEVVSNSLQTSTFYEVLGIQAGATGKEIKAAYRKLARVLHPDAAVASHGQKDTTSSAEEFIRVHEAYATLSDPKKRADYDRKMWVNGRRLRYSPSYCTMSTTKCSTSLFYGFSGYTRGTWETDQCW, encoded by the coding sequence ATGGCATATACAATTGCTTCATCTCCATCAACCTCATTGAACTCTGTCTCATCCACCACTGGAAAATTTATGAACTACCCACGTAAATTCCCGGGGTATTACGTCACTTTCCGGCGAAACCTCCCCTCAATCTCCGCCGTATGGTCCACCACTGAAGTTGTTTCTAATTCCCTTCAAACGTCGACGTTTTATGAAGTGCTCGGAATCCAGGCTGGTGCGACGGGTAAGGAAATCAAAGCTGCATATAGAAAGTTAGCGAGAGTTCTTCACCCAGATGCGGCGGTTGCTTCTCATGGGCAAAAGGATACGACTTCGTCTGCGGAGGAATTTATTAGGGTTCATGAGGCGTATGCGACATTATCGGACCCTAAAAAGAGGGCAGATTATGATCGGAAAATGTGGGTTAATGGCCGTCGATTGAGGTACTCTCCTAGTTATTGTACCATGAGTACCACCAAATGTAGTACCTCtttgttttatgggttttcggGTTATACCCGAGGCACTTGGGAGACTGATCAATGCTGGTAG
- the LOC130810959 gene encoding uncharacterized protein LOC130810959 yields MMFDSKEALLEAIRAYHTRRNVEFCLRHLLSNFNRAMGNVHLKKSFGKTAEQRQQVKVMNGLKAIATAKREAIFWIDDMGDISKWSLCHDGGYRYGVITNTNLAEVFNYVMKGVRFLPLKTLFEFTFYRLNDYFVQRRERASAWLLGVHMYTTYATRIINRNTKKANFHDIIAFDYRRGIFEVKTGRETRGSSKGGKIQHVDLNQMKCTCNKLEIYHLPCSHVLVVCIKRHLLYERFVDPCYTSQSYASTYEHYFMPMIDKRSWPQYTDFEFKHDPDQIRGKGRPKSKRIANEMDEGRKKRSNCRHCGSEGHNPRTSNSR; encoded by the exons atgatgtttgatagtaaggaagcattgttggaagctatcagagcGTATCATACTcgcagaaatgtgga GTTTTGCTTACgccatttgcttagcaacttcaatcgtgctatgggtaatgttcaTCTGAAGAAGTCGTTTGGTAAAACAgctgagcaaagacaacaagttaagGTAATGAATGGTTTAAAGGCAATTGCGACTGCAAAACGAGAGGCAATTTTCTGGATTGATGACATGGGTGATATATCTAAGTGGTCattgtgtcatgatggaggtTATAGGTATGGCGTTATTACTAACACGAACTTAGCTGAAGTTTTCAACTATGTGATGAAAggtgtacgtttcttacctTTGAAAACACTTTttgaattcaccttctatcggCTAAATGACTACTTTGTTCAAAGACGTGAACGTGCTAGCGCATGGTTACTTGGAGTACACATGTACACAACGTATGCCACCAGGATTATCAATAGAAATACTAAGAAGGCAAATTTCCATGACATAATCGCATTTGATTATAGAAGAGGTATATTCGAAGTTAAGACTGGGAGGGAAACTAGAGGATCGTCCAAGGGGGGTAAGATTCAACATGTAGACTTGAATCAAATgaagtgcacatgtaacaaacttGAGATATACCACCTACCTTGTTCACATGTACTTGTTGTTTGCATCAAACGACACCTTTTATATGAGAGGTTCGTGGATCCGTGCTATACAtctcaaagttatgcaagtacGTATGAACATTACTTTATgccaatgatcgataagaggtcatggccacAATACACGGACTTTGAATTTAAACATGATCCCGATCAAATTCGAGGTAAAGGGAGGCCTAAGTCTAAGAGAATTGCTAACGAAATGGATGAGGGTAGAAAGAAACGATCTAATTGTCGTCATTGTGGAAGCGAAGGTCACAACCCTAGAACTAgtaactcaaggtaa
- the LOC130811053 gene encoding chaperone protein dnaJ 11, chloroplastic-like: protein MASTIASFPSTSFNSNPSNIENSIKYSHKFPASYVTFRRNLPSISAVCSITEVVSTSIQTSTFYEVLGIQAGATSKEIKAAYRKLARVLHPDAAVASNEKRDTTSSAEEFIRVHEAYTTLSDPKKRADYDRKMWVNGRRLRYSPTYCTMGTTKCTTSSSSGFSGYTRRTWETDQCW from the coding sequence ATGGCGTCCACAATTGCATCATTTCCATCAACCTCATTTAATTCGAATCCATCCAACATTGAAAATTCCATAAAATACTCTCACAAATTCCCGGCATCTTACGTCACTTTCCGGCGAAATCTCCCCTCAATCTCCGCCGTGTGCTCCATCACTGAAGTTGTTTCTACCTCCATTCAAACGTCGACGTTTTATGAAGTGCTCGGAATCCAAGCTGGTGCGACGAGTAAGGAAATCAAAGCTGCGTATAGAAAATTAGCTAGAGTTCTTCATCCAGATGCGGCTGTAGCATCTAATGAGAAAAGGGATACGACGTCGTCTGCGGAGGAATTTATTAGGGTTCATGAAGCGTATACGACATTGTCGGACCCTAAAAAGAGGGCTGATTATGATCGGAAAATGTGGGTTAATGGCCGTCGATTGAGATACTCTCCTACTTATTGTACTATGGGTACCACCAAATGTACAACCTCTTCGTCTTCCGGGTTTTCGGGTTACACCCGACGAACCTGGGAAACTGACCAATGTTGGTAA
- the LOC130810545 gene encoding protein PSK SIMULATOR 2-like isoform X2: MGGACSIGCMGGRISSEELDENVEMKNQNSDISINNNLKRRKSFGNLKKKKNKNSLDDPISASPQRFYSGELGISADLKVPPRGSSFIGRASYAGLEKAVDVLDALGSGITNLSNSGFLTGKVAKGSKISILAFEVANTITRGTNLMQSLSKDNVRFIKEDVIPSEGVENLVSSDIKVLLRLVASDKREELDVFCKEVIRFGDLCKDPQWHSLNRFFMKLDSENAVYGPPRDHVEAKMHELMALAQHTSELYHELNACDRFEQDYRQKVEELKSLNLPRKGEHLMMLDNELKQQKKIVMSLKKKSLWSKKLEEVIEKLVDIVAFIHQEITEVFEAGGTKSGEEDAAAQRLGPSGLALHYANIINQIDNIASRPGSLPPNIRDTLYRRLPVSVKNAMRSSLRKLHHNDKVEIPQIKAEMEKTLQWLAPMASNTLKAHQGFGWVGEWANASIECNKKTAVNGSLIRLETLYHANKKTMDDHILTLITLLHQLVIGMNRKDYTHKTLPQLQSPSKKILMLNPPVTRFPSLSDVSKPMKIELTEEDRKLLEIMCKTRNTPGISKSQEFGKTSHRIPKSWSWSKSSKSSPYAGAISSYKQHSGELHHTFFL; encoded by the exons ATGGGTGGTGCTTGTTCAATTGGTTGTATGGGAGGGAGAATTAGTTCTGAAGAATTGGATGAAAATGTAGAGATGAAGAACCAAAACAGCGATATAAGcattaataataatcttaaaagaaggaaaagtttcggaaatttgaagaagaaaaaaaacaagaatTCGCTTGATGATCCCATTTCTGCTTCTCCCCAGAGGTTTTATTCTGGTGAATTGGGGATTTCTGCTGAtcttaag GTTCCACCTAGAGGTTCGTCATTTATCGGAAGAGCTAGTTATGCTGGCTTGGAGAAGGCTGTTGATGTCTTAGATGCGCTTGGAAGTGGAATAACAAACTTGAGTAATAGTGGATTTTTGACCGGCAAGGTGGCCAAGGGTAGTAAAATATCGATATTGGCATTTGAAGTAGCAAACACAATTACACGAGGAACAAATCTCATGCAATCTCTCTCCAAGGATAATGTAAGGTTCATAAAGGAGGATGTTATTCCTTCTGAAGGGGTTGAAAATTTGGTTTCTTCGGACATTAAGGTCTTGCTTCGTTTAGTTGCTTCAGACAAAAG GGAGGAACTTGATGTTTTTTGCAAAGAAGTTATCAGATTCGGTGACCTTTGTAAAGACCCGCAATGGCATAGCTTGAATCGGTTTTTTATGAA ACTGGATTCAGAAAATGCAGTATACGGACCTCCAAGAGATCATGTAGAAGCAAAAATGCATGAATTGATGGCTTTGGCTCAGCATACTTCT GAATTATACCATGAGCTGAACGCTTGTGACAGATTTGAGCAGGACTACCGCCAGAAGGTCGAAGAATTAAAGTCTTTAAATTTGCCTCGTAAAG GAGAACATCTAATGATGTTAGACAACGAgttaaaacaacaaaagaagATTGTAATGAGTTTGAAAAAGAAGTCCCTTTGGTCAAAAAAGTTGGAAGAG GTTATCGAGAAGCTTGTTGATATTGTCGCCTTCATCCATCAAGAGATCACAGAAGTATTTGAAGCAG GTGGAACAAAATCTGGCGAAGAAGATGCAGCTGCTCAGAGATTAGGGCCTTCTGGTCTTGCTTTACACTACGCTAATATCATTAACCAAATTGATAACATT GCATCAAGGCCCGGTTCCCTTCCTCCGAATATAAGGGATACATTGTATCGCAGATTACCAGTTAGTGTCAAGAATGCCATGCGCTCCAGTTTGCGGAAACTCCATCACAATGACAAG GTTGAAATCCCTCAAATTAAAGCAGAAatggaaaaaacgcttcaatGGCTTGCTCCTATGGCGTCAAACACTCTAAA AGCGCATCAAGGTTTTGGATGGGTTGGAGAATGGGCCAATGCGAG CATTGAATGTAACAAGAAGACGGCTGTAAATGGCAGCTTAATCCGTCTTGAAACACTCTATCATGCAAACAAAAAGACAATGGACGATCACATCCTCACACTCATCACTCTACTTCACCAGTTAGTAATCGGAATGAATCGCAAGGATTATACACACAAGACATTACCGCAGCTTCAGTCTCCTAGCAAAAAGATCCTGATGCTTAACCCTCCCGTTACAAGGTTTCCATCCCTAAGTGATGTTAGTAAACCCATGAAAATCGAGCTCACTGAAGAGGACCGAAAATTGCTAGAAATAATGTGCAAAACAAGGAATACTCCCGGAATCAGCAAAAGTCAGGAATTTGGCAAGACATCTCATAGGATACCCAAATCTTGGAGTTGGAGTAAGAGTAGCAAAAGTTCTCCGTACGCAGGCGCGATCTCTTCATACAAACAACATTCCGGGGAGCTGCATCACACATTTTTTCTATAA
- the LOC130810545 gene encoding protein PSK SIMULATOR 2-like isoform X1 — translation MGGACSIGCMGGRISSEELDENVEMKNQNSDISINNNLKRRKSFGNLKKKKNKNSLDDPISASPQRFYSGELGISADLKQVPPRGSSFIGRASYAGLEKAVDVLDALGSGITNLSNSGFLTGKVAKGSKISILAFEVANTITRGTNLMQSLSKDNVRFIKEDVIPSEGVENLVSSDIKVLLRLVASDKREELDVFCKEVIRFGDLCKDPQWHSLNRFFMKLDSENAVYGPPRDHVEAKMHELMALAQHTSELYHELNACDRFEQDYRQKVEELKSLNLPRKGEHLMMLDNELKQQKKIVMSLKKKSLWSKKLEEVIEKLVDIVAFIHQEITEVFEAGGTKSGEEDAAAQRLGPSGLALHYANIINQIDNIASRPGSLPPNIRDTLYRRLPVSVKNAMRSSLRKLHHNDKVEIPQIKAEMEKTLQWLAPMASNTLKAHQGFGWVGEWANASIECNKKTAVNGSLIRLETLYHANKKTMDDHILTLITLLHQLVIGMNRKDYTHKTLPQLQSPSKKILMLNPPVTRFPSLSDVSKPMKIELTEEDRKLLEIMCKTRNTPGISKSQEFGKTSHRIPKSWSWSKSSKSSPYAGAISSYKQHSGELHHTFFL, via the exons ATGGGTGGTGCTTGTTCAATTGGTTGTATGGGAGGGAGAATTAGTTCTGAAGAATTGGATGAAAATGTAGAGATGAAGAACCAAAACAGCGATATAAGcattaataataatcttaaaagaaggaaaagtttcggaaatttgaagaagaaaaaaaacaagaatTCGCTTGATGATCCCATTTCTGCTTCTCCCCAGAGGTTTTATTCTGGTGAATTGGGGATTTCTGCTGAtcttaag CAGGTTCCACCTAGAGGTTCGTCATTTATCGGAAGAGCTAGTTATGCTGGCTTGGAGAAGGCTGTTGATGTCTTAGATGCGCTTGGAAGTGGAATAACAAACTTGAGTAATAGTGGATTTTTGACCGGCAAGGTGGCCAAGGGTAGTAAAATATCGATATTGGCATTTGAAGTAGCAAACACAATTACACGAGGAACAAATCTCATGCAATCTCTCTCCAAGGATAATGTAAGGTTCATAAAGGAGGATGTTATTCCTTCTGAAGGGGTTGAAAATTTGGTTTCTTCGGACATTAAGGTCTTGCTTCGTTTAGTTGCTTCAGACAAAAG GGAGGAACTTGATGTTTTTTGCAAAGAAGTTATCAGATTCGGTGACCTTTGTAAAGACCCGCAATGGCATAGCTTGAATCGGTTTTTTATGAA ACTGGATTCAGAAAATGCAGTATACGGACCTCCAAGAGATCATGTAGAAGCAAAAATGCATGAATTGATGGCTTTGGCTCAGCATACTTCT GAATTATACCATGAGCTGAACGCTTGTGACAGATTTGAGCAGGACTACCGCCAGAAGGTCGAAGAATTAAAGTCTTTAAATTTGCCTCGTAAAG GAGAACATCTAATGATGTTAGACAACGAgttaaaacaacaaaagaagATTGTAATGAGTTTGAAAAAGAAGTCCCTTTGGTCAAAAAAGTTGGAAGAG GTTATCGAGAAGCTTGTTGATATTGTCGCCTTCATCCATCAAGAGATCACAGAAGTATTTGAAGCAG GTGGAACAAAATCTGGCGAAGAAGATGCAGCTGCTCAGAGATTAGGGCCTTCTGGTCTTGCTTTACACTACGCTAATATCATTAACCAAATTGATAACATT GCATCAAGGCCCGGTTCCCTTCCTCCGAATATAAGGGATACATTGTATCGCAGATTACCAGTTAGTGTCAAGAATGCCATGCGCTCCAGTTTGCGGAAACTCCATCACAATGACAAG GTTGAAATCCCTCAAATTAAAGCAGAAatggaaaaaacgcttcaatGGCTTGCTCCTATGGCGTCAAACACTCTAAA AGCGCATCAAGGTTTTGGATGGGTTGGAGAATGGGCCAATGCGAG CATTGAATGTAACAAGAAGACGGCTGTAAATGGCAGCTTAATCCGTCTTGAAACACTCTATCATGCAAACAAAAAGACAATGGACGATCACATCCTCACACTCATCACTCTACTTCACCAGTTAGTAATCGGAATGAATCGCAAGGATTATACACACAAGACATTACCGCAGCTTCAGTCTCCTAGCAAAAAGATCCTGATGCTTAACCCTCCCGTTACAAGGTTTCCATCCCTAAGTGATGTTAGTAAACCCATGAAAATCGAGCTCACTGAAGAGGACCGAAAATTGCTAGAAATAATGTGCAAAACAAGGAATACTCCCGGAATCAGCAAAAGTCAGGAATTTGGCAAGACATCTCATAGGATACCCAAATCTTGGAGTTGGAGTAAGAGTAGCAAAAGTTCTCCGTACGCAGGCGCGATCTCTTCATACAAACAACATTCCGGGGAGCTGCATCACACATTTTTTCTATAA
- the LOC130810590 gene encoding tubulin beta-1 chain, which produces MREILHIQGGQCGNQIGSKFWEVICDEHGVDKTGRFNGESSDLQLERIDVYFNEAAGGRYVPRAVLMDLEPGTMDSIRSGPLGQIFRPDNFVFGQSGAGNNWAKGHYTEGAELIDSVLDVVRKEAENCDALQGFQVCHSLGGGTGSGMGTLLISKIREEYPDRMMLTFSVFPSPKVSDTVVEPYNATLSVHQLVENADECMVLDNEALYDICFRTLKLSNPSFGDLNHLISATMSGVTCCLRFPGQLNSDLRKLAVNLIPFPRLHFFMVGFAPLTSRGSQQYVSLTVPELTQQMWDAKNMMCAADPRHGRYLTASAMFRGKMSTKEVDEQMINVQNKNSSYFVEWIPNNVKSSVCDIPPIGLKMASTFIGNSTSIQEMFRRVSEQFTAMFRRKAFLHWYTGEGMDEMEFTEAESNMNDLVAEYQQYQDATADYEEDYEDEPEENYEG; this is translated from the exons ATGAGGGAAATTTTGCATATTCAAGGTGGGCAATGTGGGAATCAAATCGGGTCTAAATTCTGGGAAGTAATTTGTGATGAACATGGTGTTGATAAAACGGGTAGATTCAATGGCGAATCCTCTGATCTTCAATTAGAACGTATTGATGTTTACTTTAATGAAGCTGCTGGTGGTCGGTATGTTCCTCGGGCTGTTCTTATGGATCTTGAACCCGGTACTATGGATAGTATCAGATCCGGTCCTTTGGGTCAAATCTTTCGTCctgataattttgtttttgggcAATCTGGTGCCGGAAATAATTGGGCTAAAGGTCATTATACTGAAGGTGCTGAACTTATTGACTCTGTTCTTGATGTTGTTCGTAAAGAAGCTGAGAATTGTGATGCCCTTCAAG GTTTTCAGGTATGCCACTCTCTTGGAGGGGGCACAGGTTCTGGTATGGGAACTCTCTTGATTTCAAAGATAAGAGAGGAGTACCCTGATAGAATGATGCTTACTTTCTCTGTTTTCCCATCTCCGAAAGTCTCTGACACCGTCGTTGAGCCGTACAACGCCACTCTTTCCGTCCATCAATTGGTCGAAAATGCTGACGAGTGCATGGTTTTGGACAATGAGGCTTTGTATGATATTTGCTTCCGGACCTTGAAGCTTAGCAATCCGAGCT TTGGTGATCTTAACCACTTGATCTCGGCCACAATGAGTGGGGTGACATGCTGTCTCCGATTCCCTGGACAGCTGAACTCTGACCTAAGGAAACTCGCTGTGAACCTCATCCCATTCCCGCGGCTCCACTTCTTCATGGTGGGTTTTGCCCCGCTAACCTCTCGTGGGTCACAGCAGTATGTATCACTTACCGTCCCAGAACTGACCCAACAAATGTGGGATGCTAAGAACATGATGTGTGCTGCTGACCCGCGTCATGGAAGGTACCTAACAGcgtctgccatgtttcgtggcaagatGAGCACCAAAGAAGTAGACGAGCAGATGATCAACGTGCAGAACAAGAACTCGTCTTATTTTGTAGAGTGGATCCCGAACAATGTGAAGTCGAGTGTTTGTGACATCCCACCTATCGGTCTAAAGATGGCTTCGACATTTATAGGCAATTCAACTTCCATCCAAGAAATGTTTAGAAGAGTTAGTGAGCAATTCACTGCTATGTTTAGGCGAAAGGCGTTCTTGCATTGGTACACCGGAGAAGGCATGGACGAAATGGAATTCACAGAGGCTGAGAGTAACATGAACGATCTTGTCGCGGAGTATCAACAGTATCAAGATGCAACTGCTGATTATGAGGAAGATTATGAAGATGAACCTGAAGAGAATTATGAGGGCTAG